taaatggtatatttttgcCGCCATATACTCGCTCGCTGTCTGCCGTCTTTTATTGTGGTTGATTTTTATATACACGTACGTATAATCATGCATAGCCGTATATAAGCACATTCGAGTACCTACATCGCTTACCCACATGGCAATGTCTATTCGTTAGTGTAGGCTATGTGcttgtgtatacatatttcCGATTGTATATTTGTTAGTAAGCGCATAAGCACACTCGTTGTTCTCAAAGTTTATATGCCTACTTCACTGAGCTGCCACTGTCTGTTGCCGTTGGTAGTCGTGCTGTGAAATTTGGCAACGTTGGGTATGACGTCGATTGCCGGACTGCTTGCTTCCCAGCATGAGTAGTTACggttatatacgtatgtatgaacGGGTATCTTTGAATATGTTATGAGTGTATGTACCTATGCTTATACGTTTGTATCACACTCGTTTACGTTCACTCGTCCCCTCTAAAGCATGAGACTATATGCCATTATCTTTTCACTAGCGCGCTATGTATGGGTGTTCGCATGAGTGTTGGATGTAAACTTGGCAACGTTGCTATTGATATTTTGatttcatgtaatttttttgttgctcttgCTGCTGCTGTTAGTGTTGTGATACTTGTGTATTTTTTCTCTCATTTTTTATTCTGTATTTAGATTATActtgttttatgtatgtatattttcgttctgtattaattttttgttcgttGATTTTATTCCGATTTAGTCATTCGACACACATTGCGCTCTTGACGTTGCTTTCTTGTTTGTTGTTTTCTCTGTGCAGCAACTGTTGCCCCTCTCAAAGTCATCACCAACAGCTGAATGAACGGTTTCGTATgggtttttgtgaattttaagtgtttttattttctttttcattaaacaattgattcggtcgcatttttatttattctcttACTCTTCTTGTTTCTTAAtcgtaattaatttaattccgCTTTCTTCTTGCGTTGCATTTTTATGTTATTCGACTTTTTTAAAGTCTTACTATTCCACATGGCGTTCGTACTGACAAGTAagagtaaatacatatgtacatatgtatcttcaTACTtttttacataagtacatatttgtgtacatattatatttaagtaatCCTGTGGGtttagaaaatttcaattaaggcttcacataataaaaaatgtgttttgccTTAGTACGTTTGGGTCTGCTTTAgtatagaggagatcctccagatcaagaatatatatacactcgccagaaaaattatccgtacacctcgacatgaaaacaataaactgagaaatttgtgatcaaataatttattctgtataaaaatagtatacaaaagttttatttaatatttttactgcacTTTCCATACGTTTTTTACTTTTAGacaaacactttaaaaaaattcccaGAACAAAAACTAAACACAGTTACTTAAATTCAGcggaaaatttttgaagaaagatGGGTATCATGCACGTGTAGCGCGTAGGAAGCCCTTTATATCCGAAGTAAATATACAGAAACGTAtggattttgcaaacaaatatatcAGCAAGCATCGGGAGTTTTGGGAACGTCTCTTATTCACCGACGAAAGCAAGTTTTGTACTTTTGGCATTAAAGGAAAAAAGTTGGTGTGGCGTAAGAGTGGTACTGCACTTGATAAAGAAAATCTTTTACCTACCGTCAAACATGGCGGAGGAGGTGTAATGGTATGGGGGTGTATGGCGGCAGAAGGAGTAGGCAAACTCGTTTTTATGGATACAATAATGGATCGATTCggctatttaagtattttaaaaaataatttgaaggaaAGTGCTCAGCAGTCAGGGCTTGGTGATGATTTTTGGTTCCAACAGGATAATGATCCTAAGCACACGGCGCACAATACCAGGCTTTGGTtgctttataacataaaaaatcaattgcgCTCGCCACCTCAATCTCCAGACCTCAACCCCATCGAGCATTTGTGGGATTTACTGGAGTGCAGAATCCGCCAACACACCATAACCTCCAGAGAAATGCTCAAAAATGTGATCATAAATGAATGGgcgaaaattacaaatcatgACACATCCAAACTAGTTCATTCAATGCCACATCGACTTGCCGAGGTCCTAAAACGTAAGGGCTATCCTTCTAGTTAttaggatattaaatttttccaaaataatttaattatatttaattataatcaaaatgtacgaatactttttctgtttcattatgtgagcttttttgtttttgttctgtgaaattttttttaaagtgtatgtctaaaaaaaaactcatgaaagtgtagtaaaaatactgaataaaacttttggatactatttttatacataataagttatttgatcacaaatttctcagtttattgttttcatgtcgaggtgtacggataatttttctggcgagtgtatGTAGATATAGGCGCGGTAACTTATAGAGATATTTacgttaaaattgaaaatttaaaatatttaaagtacgctttttttcgatttcaaatgaattatacacttacatatatttttcacttcactAATTTCTCTCACTctactaacacttcactaattcgttcgtacacatttattttacattatatagtgcaaaaatagctttatttcaatatttgaataatttttcaattttattgattttgacaataacaaaagggttgtaaaTGTCATAAAACCAGTGTTATCAtcctaatatattttgcaaacaaagaaaaataaactaaacaGAGAGATTATACCCAAGATACAGGAACCAACACAAAAAGAAGTTTTGCGCGAAAAAgctttggtacaccccggtctTGGACGGCCGCCAACGCAAATAGAAGTTCTACGCAAAAAATCCTTGATACACTCCGGTGTtagatcgaccagggttatttttttgaagcgcggccgatggccgccaacgcaaaatggagttctacgcgaaaagaccttggtacaccccagtgttggaccgaccagttctacaagaaaaagtaatattgtcataaagggtataacataatacttaacagcAATGCTCtctaatagtttatttttctagattttggattcctgtatttggggtattatatgttttcatttctttcagttcaattacaaaagatgtcgaaaAGGTAatactggttatttgacattttgcaacccttttgttattgtcagaattaattgaatttaacaataatttaaatattaaattaaactatttttgcacaagataatgtaaaataaatgtgttcaaacgaattagtgaactgttagtggatataaaagtgaaaaatataagtgtatatttcatttaaaatcgaaaaaatgcgtactttaagtagttgaaattttcaactttaaacgtaaatatctcggaaactataagtttcccgctgctatatctatatatattcttgttcTGGAGGATCTTCTCTATTCGCTCATACttattttatccccgaaagcctgggacggtatattAAAGTTTTCCCGCAcgcttttattttgattgccAACAGTTACGGTGCTCTCGGGATTACATAAACCAAGTTTGACATTGTAATGCTATTTTCTATCATTCTTGCTGTCAATGCTTATgctttttccaaaagcaaattatCGGTAAGGTGTGAAATACCAAGAATGGCATTCTTTACGTAAAGTCTAACAAAGTTGATTCTTCCGAATCGAATAAAGTTCTtctatgaaattttttatatttgtgaaaggtGTATACACGTTTTTGcatattgtttttgcttaatgtaggcaaagatatatttttcattgcTTGAAGTTTACAAGTTCAATTTGCATAGTCAAGttaatttaaaaagcttaacTGGCACTCGGCGCTGTCTAATTGGAGACgccataaaaaaagaaaataagaaaaaaatgagAAGTATGGGCCATAAGaatcaaaaaagaaacaaagaaaataaaataaaataaaaaacgaacacttgccaattaaattaattttcttcagCATTTctaaatgttattttattttttcgtttcgCTGCCTGGGTGAAAATTGTCATTGTTGTACTACACTCATACATTTTGTCTGCAATTACAGTTTCAGTTTCGCTTCAATTCAAACcaatttaatttctacattcAATTCATTGCTTATAGATCAGTTGAGTGGAATATAATTCAACACTCGTTGGCAAGTAAGCAGAttgatatgtatataatttgtatgtttaaaaataaatatttgggtATATAAATTGTAATTGTTAAACATCTGTAACTGTATTGAGTactttaaattgtaattttgcttaaaatttttttgtattgtatattatttttaattgcgatACTTGTTTTTGAATACATGAATGcataatatctcaaaaatgttGTATCTAAATTTCATGTCGATTGGATTTGGATTGACGAAGTTTTTATACTTGTGTTTTACTTGAAcgttttatatcaaatattttattgttataaactTTAGTGTTTTCTCCACAGCTCACGTTTTCAAAATCGGTGGTCTTCCTAACATCAAAACTACTGCACCGCTCTTTTTGACATTTTGAACACTActtctgtacatacatatattatgagcTAGTGttgttacaatttttattttacataacaAATTAACCAAATTTTTCGCAAGAATTCGCGTTTTTTTCCTTCGAAGAGttctaaaaaaatgaaaaatttttaattcgaaaaaatCGCTTGGCGTTACCtggaaaaaaactattatcttATGAATGAATTCTTGATTTTTCAATTTCGGACGATACATAACCAAGTTATGAGATAAGCTATGAGGGGCATCGCAACCTTTTTTATCCGAGACACTTTCGAATAATTTCTGCCattgccatatttttttttatatggcatgtcatcgttaatttttttcataacattCTTCGAATGTCATACTTTAATGTACCATTGGTTTTAATAAAGAGATTTTATCTGTATTGTCACAAGAAATTCACAAAAACATGTCTGCTTTTGTAAGCTGATTATCTATGAACAACGAAATATTGTTGGATTTCACAACTTAAGCAATACTTTTGTGTAATCATAAACTGTTTGAACTCTAAGTTAAGTGAATTCATCTAGCTTATCATAGTTCGTATCTGAACTTTCCAAAAGCAAAGCTCATATTCTATTTGCTCAACACAAATTCTACTTTGAAACAGTCAATTATTAGGAAACTTTCAGTTACCTAATCTCTGCCCTAAGTATTAAGAGTCATCATTACATTCTGCATTTGTTTGAAATACTAGCGTTTGACTAAAGTTCATAGCTGTTTATTGATAATCGATAATATAACTTCCTCAGCACTGTGCACACCATTGTATTTGTGTTAGTTCTATCATCTACAATTATCTAAAGTTCTTAAtggaatttatttagttttgtttttatgtttttttttgaaaaacattacCACTTTTCGGTAAACTTATACTAGATTTTCTAAAACATAACTTTCTATGAATTACTGTATTTAATGACTGTTATTCATTTGTGAAAAACTCATTATAAGTTCGGCAGCATGAGTTTTAATATGGAATTTatccatacataagtatgtaataaaaacaactgGTATATGAAAACTTTGCCCTAAATGTGAAAatccaaacatacatataatttaataattgttattattattatattcttatctgtaattattatttatattaaataaataatgaaatttttttataaataatataaacattgCTTACTAATTATGCCTTTATTCTTTCTTTTTCAGCACTATATCAATTTAGGCTTTGGCTGTCCAATAACCAGTAACatgtgaaatataataaaatgtgaaatgaagtacatatatacatatgtatgtatgaatacaaATCAAATACCGAatgataaaattgaaataaattacggcgtgtgtgtatttaaagttttttcaacctgaaattaatcatttaaaattttaaatcactgTGTTATGTGTATCTGTCACACATAGCCTACTCTTTAACGTGTTGCTGGTATACCAACAAACGCAACTGCTGTAGACAATGGAGTTAATTTATGCACTTGGCTTCGTAACCACTTTTTCACTGCGCAATTTCTGTTTCCTTtgaattaaatcaaaaattaaaaatcgttATCATCAAAATTCCATaatgtattattttaatatcaataatcacaattttaatttatattttttctttttttttcaacaggatgtgaggaaataaaataaaatgtttttctccgctataaatatatatttaaaaatatcatacatatttttggagAAAACTTGTGTTCTTgtaaaaataattcataaaaaaatctaaaaaaaaaaacttaattcaaaatccacaaaaaatattccgataatataaaaataaataagctaTAAAGAGTCATTTAATCTATTATattgattataaaaattaaataatgaaaatttattaatatttattttaatcgcAAGTGGTTTTATGGGAAATTTAAGTGAATTAGaaaggtaataaaaaataaaatatagtggCTAAGATCAAAGCTAtagtaagaaaataaaattttgagaaataaataattataaaataattataattatcttCAGCAGCAAGAGAAGCATCAGGATCAGGTCAGTTTGAGAAAGTGCATAGcttttgagtaaaaaaattatacaagtattaaaaaatacaaagttttttattatatggCATTGATGTTGTACAAAAgttaaaattgcaattttggTGGAAGTTTTCAGCAACGAAGGTATATTTGGGGGGTCCGGGGCTGTGGTTGTAGCGCGTGCGTGTCCAATATCGTGAGTGTGTATTGTGGTCTGTACTGCGCAATTAGTAGTGTTCCGTCGCTCAGATATAGTTTAATCGCGTCGTTTCCGTTCTAATCAACTTGATTCAGTTCATTCAGGTTGTAACGACGGTTGAAGCCTCTAATAAGCGCTGTCGACTTGCCTCTGTCcctttaaaaaaatcgtttatgtttttgtgtgtttgttgaAATCCATAACAAAACGAGCTGCTATAGTAAGTGCAATAGAATTCTTGCATATTCCGCCATCGCCGGGATGAGGTGTGCCTTTTGTTGCGGCAGCATAAGCAGCAGCACCAAAACCGGCAGCAGCAACAGTAGCGGGAGCAGAAGTTCGGCATGAAATGGAAGCGGCCATACGCTCAACAGTGCAGGTTGGTGGTCCACCACCCACATCAGGTGGTCAACAGCAACAGcaccaccaccaacaacaacaacaacaacagcaacgaggCGGTAATCCGCAGCAACAATCGCACTTGCATGATAATGGACCatcgccacaacaacaacagcaacaacagcagcagcagtatcATCAACCACTTGGCAATCTACCCACACACCTTCATCATCATCACCAACCACCGCAAGCGCAGCAATCAGCtgcacagcaacagcaacaaaataataatagcgGCAGTAACAGTGCGCAACAACagcatcaacagcaacaacaacaggctAATATTTCAGCCTATCAGCAGCGCATGGCGTCTGGTCCAACGCAAATTCACAGGTGAGTAGGCGTTTAATATATTCTTGGTGAAATTAAACTGAACTAGAGAACATTTCTAGCATAGAATCAAAGGTTATTCAAGTtgcatattttcaattatatacatatcttcgTTGTTGATAACGtagtgtataatataatatattctagtttataaaaaattattttggagacACTGCTAATAATCTCTTATCAGTTATTCTCATACTGTTAACTCCTGACCAGTAACGGTAACTCTAACTCTGTATCTCCAACAGTATCGACAATTTAGTTGGAGAGAGACCATCGTTATAAAAACGAggttaaattatatttgaaatttggttttaatataaatacacgtATTCCTAAGATTTGGGTTtcggtaaaaataataaactaaaaaaatgagATATGGgatgcgttcgagatggcaatcacgacagcaatgttgtaaatttgtcaaagtatcacgttctgcgtgaatttttggcaacagttgcaacagcatcacgttctactgtcactttctgcacgcaatttatgcaaataatcggcaacactaaatttttgcaacacagtagctgtactgctgcaattattacgtagctcgaacgcacccataatatcaaggatatacatacatgtatgtatgtaaaatatactATGTAATAATGATCAAATTGAGATAAAAAACTGAATAGTCGTAAAAAGAACTAGAAATTCGAGGGCGATATCGCCTAAGATAAAAGTATctacaaatgtataaaaatttaaatgcaatataatatgatacataaatattcatcTTCCAAACAAAAGCCTTATTGTCCAACTCTAAGGGGtcgctatttttattttagttcctCATATAATTAACATGGGAAAATAGCTTTTTTtcgataaacaaaaaaaattaacttcggttgcatctaTGCTATAAtactatacaaataaaaaagttttccatacaaggacttaattttgacaattcagtatctatggcagctatattgatatagttgtccgatatcggtggttccgacgaATGAACAGAATCTTTGGGAGAAACTCACGTTTAAAATAtaagatcgatatctaaaaaactaagggactgattcgcatatatgcagacagacggacgtgactaaatgttgttgttgtagcgatgTTATTCATGTGAGTATTATTGTGattatgtaaaatttataaaactataaatgttggtacaaatttgtaaattatatatttttttttcctatGCGAATGATTTTAAGattcaatttattatataccTATTGCAAAGAgttgtgtacatgtgtatataattttgttgtttcaaAAACTGTTTATTGCTATTTAGTATTTCTTTTCcaagaattaaaaacaaaaaatacaatacatGTACGAACGCGATTACGCTACTCTGCTGAATAACGTGCACTTTCATTTGTTGCAGTAAGTTTAAGTAATAAGGTAATGGCATCTAAATTGCACAATTAAGAGATATAAAAAGAAcccgaaaaattaaatttgttaaagtaTTGCTGCAAGTGTCGATAACCAAGCGCTCTCGTTTTCTTCCCatagtttaagtttttaatttccgtttttttgtactatacaagtacataagttAATATTTCGTTCTATATTTCTTGCAAACTATTTGCTTTTATTAGTGGTTATAATTTCTCCTGTTGCctttgttaaataattaaattaccaGCGGGTAGAGTTCTCAATGCTTTATTGGGATTTTAACGATTGTGACCGGTTGGCTTGACACCAAACCAGAGACGAATACAATCAGCACCAAGTTACAATCAGAGAAGAGGCTCGTACACACAAGTCCTCTGACATTTATAGGAGTTCAACGGAATTCAAATACCGTAACTTTAAGTATGCGTAAACAAAGATAATTATAAAGACAAATGAATGATAAAAGAGAGATGACGAATATAAAGCTTAGATAAGACAGCATTGCCAGATTAGAGTTgacattattagaaaataatcttAAACTAATGTAAATAATCCTAAACATCCTGCCCGGTCGAGTCGGTCGACTCGAAATCTTCCTTCTCTATCAATAGACATAGTTTCTGGATGGCTCGTTTCATGTATCCTCTAGCGGTTCTCAACGTGACATTGCGGACCACTCCATCCGCTCCGGGATGTAGTGTTGTCACTCGACCCAGGCACCAGTGAGTGGGAGGCAGGTTCTCTTGTTTGACTAGAACGATATCGTCCACCCTTATATTCCTCGTGCGTCGAAACCATTTGTTGCGTCTCTGCAGAATGGTTAGATACTCCTCACTCCACCGCTTCCAAAATCCTTGTTGAATTTGACGTATCCATTGCCATTGTTTCAGCCGGTTGCTAGGAATATGGTTGATATCTGGTTCAGGAACCGCTAGGAGTGGCGACCCAATCAGGAAATCACCTGGGGTTAATGCAAGTTTCTCTTCAGGATCGTCGTAAAGTGGGGTTATAGGACGGGAATTGAGACAGGCCTCTATTCTTACGGCTAGTGTCTGTAGTTGACCATACCACATGACCTGCGTACCCACACATCGTGTCAAATGATGCTTAGCGGACTTCACAGCAGCCTCCCAGAGGCCTCCTTGATGTGGCGCACTGGGTGTGATGAAATGCCAACGTGTGCCCGAATCTGCTAACGATCGCTGATTATTCTCACCCTGCCATGCTGCAAGATCCTCCTTCAAAAGGCGGTTGGCACCAACAAAGGCTGTACCATTGTCACTATATAAATCCCGGCAGGGACCGCGTCGGCTGACGAAACGAGTAAAAGTATCTAGAAAGGCCTGTGCCGATAGGTCATCAACCACCTCAATGTGCACGGCCTTGGTAACCATGCATACGAATATTGCGAGGTACGTCTTGATGTGCGTTCGAGAGCGTTTCGTTCCGATGCGTAGCGTAAAAGGTCCACAGTAATCGACACCAGATGATATGAACGGCCTTGCTGCTCTGATCCTCTGCCCGGGTAAGGAAGCCATTTGTTGCTTCAGGACTTCCCCTCTATGACGGCGGCATACTGTGCAGTTATGGATGAAACTCTTGACTGCTTGCCTGGCACTCAGAATCCAGAAGCGTTGACGAAGAGTGTTCAGCATGAGTTGCGTGCCTCCATGCAGTGTAATCTCATGCGCCTGATTTAGTAAAAGCTTGACCAACGGCGTTGACTTTGGCAAAATAATCGGGAATCGCTGATCTTGCCCTAGTTCAGCCTGTTGGATGCGTCCCCCCACACGGAGGATTTGGTTCTTGTCTAGAAATGGGTTTAAAGGTATTATCCGACTGGAAGATGACAAACCTGAACGAGACGTCAATTGTCGAATTTCATTtgcaaaatgttcctcttgctCTAAACGGATTATAGTGTATAATGCGTCTTCCAACTCCTGAGCAACGATCACCGGTTGACGAAAGTGTCGACGCCTTCTTAACCAGCGCAGTATAATGGCCAATGTACCCAACAATCGAGTGATACTACTGAACCGTTCAGTTAACAAAATAGCGTGTCCGTTTGGACGACGAGTATACAACGGATGCGAAATGAGTACAATAAATTTGGTGGTATTTCGGTTTTCGGCGAGTAAAACATCTGACTCATCCTTGCTGAGAGGAACATCACTACTGTCCCCATACATCATCTCTGCCTCCTTAGGTCCATGCCACCAAAGGGGATGTACTAATAGCTCGGCGGGTGTGATACCTCTACTGGCACAATCAGCTGGGTTATGAGCCGAACGAATGTGATGCCATCGGGCGGGGGATGTCAGCTCCTGTATTCTACGAACCCGATTTGATATAAATGGGTTAAGTGTTGCTGGATCCTTCCTGAGCCAACACAATACGATTGCTGAGTCCGACCACAGATGGTAGGGAACGTCAACTAATCCCAAAGAATCTCGCACGTTCTGGAATGTCTCGGCAAGAAGCAGCGCTGCCGCAAGTTCCAGGCGTGGAATGGTAGCGATTTTAAGTGGTGCCACTTTGGTACGTGCCGTTAGAAGTGTGAAACGCATCGCACCGTTCGTGTTCGACGTCTTCGCGTAAATAACTGCTGCATAAGCATGTGAGCTGGCATCGCAAAACCCATGAAATGATGTCTGAACGCGTGGAATCATTCCCATCCACCGTTCGATACGAATTTGATTGAGCTCCGGAAGCTGTGACCGATACTTCAGCCATTCGCGGCAAAGATCATCAGGTAATGGTGAGTCCCAGGATAGACCCGCAGACCATAGTCGCTGAATGAATATTTTCCCTGTTACGATAACAGGCGATAAGAATCCAGTAGGATCGAAGAGTCGTGCCACCTCGCTGAGTACACGGCGCTTCGTTGGAATTTCTACTCCTTGACATAACTCGACGCGAAAGAATAACTGATCCTCCAGTGCGTCCCATCTTAAGCCCAAAACGGAAGCCTCACCAGCATGGAAGACATAATTAGAAAGTGACGGCTCATTAGATAAACGAATCATTACCTGACTATCGTTCGAGTTCCATTTTCTTAGAGTGAACTGTCCCGCAGATAAGATGGCGTCCACGTTCTTAGCCAGCTCCACAGCTTCGGTAACGCTTTCACAACTCGTTAAGAAGTCGTCAACATAAAACGAGGTTAATATCGCAGCTCGAGCCCGCGTCCCTTGTTGCCTTTCGGGAACCACAGCTGAATTATCATAAGCACATTGTTGTAGGGCTCGTACTGCATTGTAAGGACTGCATGCCATGCCATATGTGATGGTCTTCAGGCGATACACCTGGATCTCGTCTGCAGGAGTCTCTCGCCATATAATTCGTTGATAGTCGCGATGTTCAGATGCAACCAATACTTGCCTGAACATCTTCTCTATGTCCGCAGTTATCGCCACTCGATAGCGCCGAAAACGTAAAAGTATACTACTCAGCGAATCCTGTAGGGTCGGACCTACCAGTTGAACATCGTTCAGTGAGATTCCAGTGCTGGTAGGTGCCGAAGCGTTGAACACCACGCGGAACTTCGTTGTGACCGCATGATGAGGAATGTAGTAGCAATTGGTATGATCATAAGGTGGTTGTACTAGTTCCATGTGTCCGAGTGCTGCATACTC
The sequence above is drawn from the Bactrocera oleae isolate idBacOlea1 chromosome 5, idBacOlea1, whole genome shotgun sequence genome and encodes:
- the LOC118680697 gene encoding uncharacterized protein, which produces MRIDALVLSSITSPTPAVKIDINQWPYLRDIDLADNRFGTPGTIDVLIGADVWGRLIEGKVIGGGPDEPFAQRTRFGWVVFGPTAVTLPAQESLLTLTTSLDREDHRLEELVSKFWQMEEIAVVDDLPENECAQIFETTHSRTLDGRYIVHLPLRRKATELGDSYALALRQFHRLERRMVADPVLRENYISFMREYAALGHMELVQPPYDHTNCYYIPHHAVTTKFRVVFNASAPTSTGISLNDVQLVGPTLQDSLSSILLRFRRYRVAITADIEKMFRQVLVASEHRDYQRIIWRETPADEIQVYRLKTITYGMACSPYNAVRALQQCAYDNSAVVPERQQGTRARAAILTSFYVDDFLTSCESVTEAVELAKNVDAILSAGQFTLRKWNSNDSQASVLGLRWDALEDQLFFRVELCQGVEIPTKRRVLSEVARLFDPTGFLSPVIVTGKIFIQRLWSAGLSWDSPLPDDLCREWLKYRSQLPELNQIRIERWMGMIPRVQTSFHGFCDASSHAYAAVIYAKTSNTNGAMRFTLLTARTKVAPLKIATIPRLELAAALLLAETFQNVRDSLGLVDVPYHLWSDSAIVLCWLRKDPATLNPFISNRVRRIQELTSPARWHHIRSAHNPADCASRGITPAELLVHPLWWHGPKEAEMMYGDSSDVPLSKDESDVLLAENRNTTKFIVLISHPLYTRRPNGHAILLTERFSSITRLLGTLAIILRWLRRRRHFRQPVIVAQELEDALYTIIRLEQEEHFANEIRQLTSRSGLSSSSRIIPLNPFLDKNQILRVGGRIQQAELGQDQRFPIILPKSTPLVKLLLNQAHEITLHGGTQLMLNTLRQRFWILSARQAVKSFIHNCTVCRRHRGEVLKQQMASLPGQRIRAARPFISSGVDYCGPFTLRIGTKRSRTHIKTYLAIFVCMVTKAVHIEVVDDLSAQAFLDTFTRFVSRRGPCRDLYSDNGTAFVGANRLLKEDLAAWQGENNQRSLADSGTRWHFITPSAPHQGGLWEAAVKSAKHHLTRCVGTQVMWYGQLQTLAVRIEACLNSRPITPLYDDPEEKLALTPGDFLIGSPLLAVPEPDINHIPSNRLKQWQWIRQIQQGFWKRWSEEYLTILQRRNKWFRRTRNIRVDDIVLVKQENLPPTHWCLGRVTTLHPGADGVVRNVTLRTARGYMKRAIQKLCLLIEKEDFESTDSTGQDV